The Bacteroidota bacterium genome has a window encoding:
- a CDS encoding UDP-glucose/GDP-mannose dehydrogenase family protein, protein MKIAVVGTGYVGLVTGTCFAETGNHVVCVDIDASKVARMQRGEIPIYEPHLDVLFERNIKQGRLSFTTDLSEGIRDAQIIFLALPTPPGEDGSADLKYVLQVAGQLGGLMRDYKIIVNKSTVPVGTAEKVRTAIAEKATTEFDVVSNPEFLREGFAVDDFMKPDRVVIGTSSERARKLMAELYAPFVRQGNPIYFMDERSSELTKYAANAFLAMKITFMNEIANLCEKVGANVDAVRIGIGADDRIGKRFLFAGIGYGGSCFPKDVQALEKIAEDARYDFRSLDAVMAVNEDQKLSLIRKVKGLFPEGLRGKKVAMWGLAFKPDTDDIREAPSLYMIEALLREGASVSAFDPEAMENVRKQIGDKIQYGKDEYDVLDGADFLIIATEWAVFRTPDFERMARSMKAKLIFDGRNLYDLNSIRERGFTYYSIGREPVL, encoded by the coding sequence ATGAAAATTGCCGTCGTTGGTACCGGTTATGTCGGCTTAGTCACCGGCACGTGCTTCGCGGAAACCGGTAACCACGTGGTATGCGTCGATATCGACGCATCGAAAGTCGCGCGTATGCAGCGTGGCGAAATCCCGATTTACGAACCGCACCTGGATGTCTTGTTCGAACGTAACATCAAACAAGGCCGACTCAGCTTCACCACGGACTTGTCGGAAGGTATCCGCGATGCGCAGATCATCTTCCTGGCTCTTCCTACACCTCCCGGCGAGGACGGCTCGGCCGACTTGAAATACGTTCTCCAGGTCGCCGGGCAACTCGGCGGACTCATGCGCGATTATAAAATCATCGTAAACAAGAGCACCGTTCCGGTCGGGACCGCCGAAAAGGTCCGAACAGCTATCGCGGAAAAAGCTACTACGGAATTCGATGTCGTATCCAACCCTGAATTTCTCCGGGAAGGGTTCGCCGTCGATGATTTCATGAAACCGGATCGTGTCGTGATCGGGACCAGCTCGGAACGCGCACGCAAGCTGATGGCGGAATTGTATGCCCCTTTCGTTCGACAGGGTAACCCGATCTACTTCATGGACGAACGCTCGTCCGAACTGACGAAGTACGCTGCCAATGCATTCCTCGCCATGAAGATCACCTTCATGAACGAGATCGCGAACCTTTGCGAAAAAGTCGGCGCGAACGTGGACGCTGTTCGCATCGGAATCGGCGCCGACGACCGGATCGGGAAACGCTTCCTCTTTGCCGGCATCGGCTATGGCGGCAGTTGTTTTCCGAAGGACGTGCAGGCCCTCGAGAAGATCGCCGAAGACGCGCGCTACGACTTCCGCAGCCTCGATGCGGTGATGGCCGTGAACGAAGACCAGAAATTATCCCTCATCCGAAAGGTGAAAGGACTCTTTCCGGAAGGTCTGCGGGGAAAGAAGGTGGCCATGTGGGGACTCGCCTTCAAACCGGATACCGACGATATACGCGAAGCTCCTTCTCTTTATATGATCGAAGCGCTGCTCAGGGAAGGCGCAAGCGTATCGGCGTTCGATCCGGAAGCGATGGAGAATGTGCGCAAACAGATCGGAGATAAGATTCAATACGGTAAGGATGAATACGACGTACTTGACGGCGCGGATTTTCTCATCATCGCGACGGAATGGGCGGTCTTCCGTACACCCGACTTCGAACGCATGGCCCGGTCGATGAAAGCCAAACTCATCTTCGACGGACGCAATCTCTACGACCTGAACAGCATCCGCGAACGCGGATTCACCTACTACAGCATCGGCCGGGAACCGGTGCTGTGA
- a CDS encoding T9SS type A sorting domain-containing protein yields MRQNLTRISAFLLLLLTVFASSQRASAQGDAGVIDITAPSASLCAGANDVKAVVTNYGAGPITLMTIGWSVNGVAQTPFNYTNTLLPGDNDTVTVGSFNFPGGSTFTIDAFTADPNGLPDTDASNDSLSKSGFTSALSGTYTIGGTTPDFARFTDAVTALTTYGVCGPVTFNIRPGVDTMQTVIPEIAGADSTNNIRFQSESGDSSSVVLTYPTQPSFTPTNYLIQLDGADYLTFHQLTLQRTGIEPYGRILEFRNTATHITVSNCHLIGSTTTAVTNSLAALVYSSAGTSSNDSSNVFTNSRFERGTLGIYMNGINTLQLEQDIHITNNTFVDQYSKGIQMSNIGVAIIRNNDITTNSTYSGYAGMYLDRCQRNHVISHNTIIGVPGTGLYMIDCTGLAGIRGIIANNFITVTDSAGISMINGDYQDIVYNSVLVTGPISSYSAIFMRGSGLGKTVKNNIFANIGSGYAYVVTDSAVFGIEASDYNDLYSNGTNVGNYDGTIAADLAAWVAASLKDSNSVSGDPRFISNSDLHATAGICDNAGQPRANVTDDIDGETRSLTTPDIGADEFVAVRRDLGAVALIAPANGDCGSSNAVITVLVTNYGDIAESNFDVTTDLSGGGSGSLTETYTGTLNAGDTDTLFYTGTLNTSAGGAMTFTISTNLSGDDDTSNDTVVVNITLNAEPAAPTASGDSICAGETASLTATGTGTLNWYDAVTGGTLLGTGSPFAVTPSATTTYYVSDSDGTCESSRTAATVTVLPAPSVTLGNDTSIIDGDTFTFDAGPGFFSYQWNTGATTQTITVGTEGCYTVTVTNTSGCTASDEVCLDVVFPTDVAITSIISPADGDCENASANVEIEVSNLGTNDVSNVDVTVDITGFASGTFTANIAGPIVAGTSQTIVLGTINTLGGGTLDITAYHSFNADQDASNDTLRASNDIVVVPPPPTGLGGSRCGPGPIVITAIASDTVYWYDAPTGGNLLFVGNTFSIPFLSATTTYYAQTGNVCPSQSRTPVIATITPLPLVDLGPDVIANDSTILDAGAGFVIYSWSTSETTQTITVYSTGQYIVTVQDNNGCFNSDTIEVTIFTGIEATAYRGVQLFPNPAADRITLDGMTGNDNDLTVRFLDIRGQVVRTDRFRNASNRISRTYDIETLAPGVYFVEMSGDSGRRVFRLIVE; encoded by the coding sequence ATGAGACAAAACTTGACAAGGATTTCAGCTTTCCTGCTGTTGCTCCTGACGGTGTTCGCATCATCACAGCGGGCATCCGCGCAAGGTGACGCGGGCGTGATCGACATCACAGCGCCCTCGGCCAGCCTTTGCGCGGGAGCGAATGATGTGAAAGCCGTCGTGACGAACTACGGCGCCGGACCGATCACCCTGATGACGATCGGCTGGAGCGTGAATGGCGTTGCGCAGACACCGTTCAACTACACGAACACCCTGCTGCCGGGCGACAACGACACGGTCACCGTAGGCTCGTTCAACTTCCCCGGCGGCTCGACCTTCACGATCGATGCCTTTACGGCCGATCCGAACGGTTTGCCGGACACCGACGCCTCGAACGACTCCTTGTCGAAGAGCGGCTTCACCTCCGCCCTCTCGGGAACCTACACCATCGGCGGTACGACACCCGACTTCGCACGCTTCACCGACGCGGTGACGGCGCTGACGACTTACGGCGTTTGTGGCCCGGTGACGTTCAACATCCGTCCGGGTGTGGACACGATGCAGACCGTGATTCCGGAGATCGCCGGCGCTGACTCGACGAACAACATCCGCTTCCAGAGCGAATCGGGTGACAGCTCCTCCGTGGTACTGACCTACCCGACACAGCCGTCCTTCACCCCGACCAACTACCTGATCCAACTGGATGGCGCTGACTACCTGACCTTCCACCAGCTCACGCTTCAGCGTACCGGCATTGAGCCGTACGGCCGCATCCTCGAATTCCGCAACACCGCTACGCACATCACGGTCTCGAACTGTCACCTGATCGGTTCGACCACCACGGCGGTAACGAATTCACTCGCGGCGCTTGTTTACTCCTCGGCCGGAACTTCCTCCAACGACTCCTCGAACGTCTTTACCAACAGCCGCTTCGAGCGAGGCACGCTGGGTATTTACATGAACGGCATCAACACCCTTCAGCTCGAGCAGGACATCCACATCACGAACAACACCTTCGTTGACCAGTATTCGAAGGGTATCCAGATGAGCAACATCGGTGTTGCCATCATCCGCAACAACGACATCACCACGAACTCGACCTACAGCGGTTATGCCGGTATGTACCTCGATCGTTGCCAGCGCAACCACGTGATCTCGCACAACACGATCATCGGCGTTCCCGGTACCGGTCTTTACATGATCGACTGTACCGGTCTGGCCGGCATCCGCGGCATCATCGCCAACAACTTCATCACCGTGACCGACTCGGCCGGTATCTCGATGATCAACGGCGACTATCAGGACATCGTGTACAACTCCGTACTCGTGACCGGCCCGATCAGCTCCTATTCGGCCATCTTCATGCGCGGCTCGGGCCTGGGCAAGACCGTTAAGAACAACATCTTCGCCAACATCGGCAGCGGTTATGCTTATGTCGTGACCGACTCTGCCGTCTTCGGCATCGAAGCTTCCGACTACAACGACCTTTACTCGAACGGCACCAACGTCGGTAACTACGACGGCACCATCGCCGCCGATCTGGCTGCCTGGGTTGCGGCTTCCTTGAAAGACTCCAACTCCGTGAGCGGCGATCCACGCTTCATCTCGAACTCCGATCTGCACGCAACGGCTGGTATCTGCGACAACGCCGGTCAGCCCCGCGCCAACGTCACCGACGACATCGACGGGGAGACCCGCAGCCTGACTACCCCGGATATCGGCGCCGACGAATTCGTGGCCGTACGTCGTGACCTGGGTGCGGTAGCCTTAATAGCTCCTGCCAACGGCGACTGCGGTTCTTCGAACGCGGTCATCACGGTACTGGTCACCAACTACGGCGACATCGCCGAAAGCAACTTTGACGTTACCACCGACCTCTCCGGCGGCGGCAGCGGTTCACTGACCGAGACCTACACCGGCACGCTGAATGCCGGCGATACCGACACCCTCTTCTACACCGGTACCCTCAACACCTCCGCCGGTGGCGCGATGACCTTTACCATCTCGACCAACCTTTCGGGCGATGACGACACCAGCAACGATACAGTAGTGGTGAACATCACCCTGAACGCGGAACCGGCTGCACCTACCGCGAGCGGCGACAGCATCTGCGCCGGCGAGACCGCCAGCCTGACCGCTACGGGAACCGGAACCCTGAACTGGTACGACGCAGTAACCGGCGGCACCCTGCTGGGAACCGGAAGCCCCTTCGCGGTCACGCCTTCCGCTACCACTACGTACTATGTGAGCGATAGCGACGGCACTTGCGAAAGCTCCCGCACCGCTGCTACGGTTACGGTACTCCCGGCACCGAGCGTAACCCTGGGCAATGACACTTCCATCATCGATGGCGACACCTTTACCTTCGATGCCGGCCCCGGCTTCTTCTCCTACCAGTGGAACACCGGAGCAACAACCCAGACCATCACGGTAGGCACCGAGGGCTGCTATACCGTCACCGTCACCAATACTTCCGGTTGTACCGCTTCGGATGAGGTTTGTCTGGACGTGGTATTCCCGACCGATGTGGCCATTACTTCCATCATCTCCCCGGCTGACGGCGATTGCGAAAACGCCAGCGCCAACGTGGAGATCGAAGTATCCAACCTCGGCACCAACGACGTTTCGAACGTTGACGTGACGGTCGATATCACCGGATTCGCATCGGGAACCTTCACGGCCAACATCGCCGGACCGATCGTTGCCGGCACCTCGCAAACCATCGTGCTGGGTACCATCAACACCCTTGGCGGTGGCACGTTGGACATCACGGCCTACCACAGCTTCAATGCCGACCAGGACGCCAGCAATGATACCCTGCGCGCTTCGAACGATATCGTGGTGGTTCCTCCTCCCCCGACCGGTCTCGGCGGCTCGCGCTGCGGTCCTGGCCCGATCGTGATTACCGCGATCGCTTCCGATACGGTTTACTGGTACGATGCTCCGACCGGCGGTAATCTGTTGTTTGTCGGCAACACCTTCAGCATTCCGTTCCTCTCCGCTACCACGACCTACTATGCACAGACCGGCAATGTTTGTCCGAGCCAGTCGCGTACGCCGGTAATCGCCACGATCACCCCGCTTCCGCTGGTCGACCTCGGCCCGGATGTAATTGCCAACGACAGCACCATCCTCGACGCGGGTGCAGGCTTCGTCATTTACTCCTGGAGCACGAGCGAAACGACTCAGACCATCACGGTCTACAGCACGGGTCAGTATATCGTGACCGTACAGGACAATAACGGTTGCTTCAACTCCGACACGATCGAAGTCACGATCTTCACCGGTATCGAAGCCACCGCCTACCGTGGCGTACAGTTGTTCCCGAACCCTGCTGCCGACCGCATCACGCTCGACGGCATGACGGGCAACGACAACGATCTGACGGTGCGCTTCCTCGATATCCGCGGACAAGTGGTGCGTACCGATCGCTTCCGCAATGCTTCCAACCGCATCAGCCGCACCTACGACATTGAAACGCTCGCTCCGGGTGTTTACTTCGTCGAAATGTCGGGCGATTCCGGTCGTCGCGTATTCCGCCTGATCGTGGAATAA
- a CDS encoding T9SS type A sorting domain-containing protein codes for MKHLLLCLLLVASVLPARSQWIGAVEDTITHNALREETRRQSLAIDDNNTIHLLYVRDTGGAWELVYHKRPNNSAWGPEESVTTATVANAALAVDRASGHAYAVWEQPGITGTDILLGEETGGVWSNQPVTFGLHQNMDPAISVDGQGKVHVAWVRQDSNGDYYIAYATNRSGFWEESILSASTLGPFGSGATPAIVADQIGRVHIAYRGGNFGTYRIHVAYNTAPGDTNWQYRILTTPNAEDLSCSLAIDRDTTIHLLSSGNDGFGFPTHAHYMTKAAGAPSFNPATPVATGFSAGVGDLFVTPTGDAHAVLDEISGNIYTGNVLYANAAGGWNASYLLQNAGNYGCNLVLDEQGFGYCAVYAGNTFNDQEIVVYGRNFGTGIKDPDDLGTRLQASLTHGELKIRLEQGTLSRVSLIGLNGQRIFTEDTSPDASFSKSLPELASGVYMIEVRVDNQTIRRKLINE; via the coding sequence ATGAAACATCTTCTCCTCTGCCTGCTGCTCGTTGCAAGCGTTCTGCCCGCCCGATCACAATGGATCGGCGCGGTGGAAGACACCATCACCCATAACGCCCTGCGCGAAGAGACGCGTCGACAATCGCTCGCCATCGACGACAACAACACGATTCATCTACTATACGTACGCGACACAGGCGGCGCCTGGGAACTGGTCTATCACAAACGTCCCAATAACAGTGCCTGGGGACCGGAAGAATCGGTCACCACCGCTACGGTTGCTAACGCAGCCTTGGCGGTGGACCGCGCAAGTGGTCATGCCTATGCCGTATGGGAACAACCAGGAATTACGGGTACCGATATCCTGTTGGGAGAAGAAACGGGGGGTGTTTGGTCCAACCAACCGGTGACCTTTGGCCTGCATCAGAACATGGATCCAGCCATCTCCGTGGATGGACAGGGTAAGGTGCATGTTGCCTGGGTCCGGCAAGATTCAAACGGCGACTATTACATTGCTTATGCCACAAACCGAAGCGGCTTTTGGGAAGAATCGATCCTCAGCGCCAGTACACTCGGACCGTTCGGCAGTGGCGCAACGCCCGCCATCGTTGCCGATCAGATCGGTCGGGTACACATCGCGTACCGCGGAGGAAACTTCGGCACCTACCGCATCCATGTGGCCTATAACACCGCCCCGGGCGACACCAACTGGCAGTACCGCATTCTCACCACACCGAACGCCGAGGACCTGAGTTGCAGCCTGGCGATCGACCGCGATACGACCATTCACCTGTTGTCAAGCGGCAACGACGGCTTCGGGTTTCCAACGCATGCACATTATATGACCAAGGCTGCCGGTGCGCCCAGTTTCAATCCGGCAACTCCGGTAGCGACCGGCTTCAGTGCCGGGGTTGGCGATTTGTTTGTGACCCCGACCGGTGACGCGCATGCGGTGCTCGACGAGATCTCCGGCAACATCTACACCGGCAATGTACTCTACGCCAATGCCGCAGGAGGCTGGAATGCCTCCTATCTTCTGCAGAACGCCGGCAACTATGGCTGCAACCTCGTGCTTGATGAACAAGGATTCGGGTACTGTGCCGTGTACGCGGGCAATACCTTTAACGATCAGGAAATCGTGGTGTATGGACGAAACTTCGGTACCGGCATCAAGGATCCGGACGACCTCGGCACACGACTACAGGCCAGCCTGACTCACGGAGAGCTGAAAATCCGGTTGGAACAAGGCACCTTAAGCCGCGTCAGCCTCATCGGCCTGAATGGACAGCGAATTTTCACGGAGGACACAAGTCCAGACGCATCCTTTAGCAAATCACTCCCAGAGCTTGCAAGCGGGGTGTACATGATCGAAGTCCGGGTCGACAATCAGACTATCCGACGAAAACTGATCAACGAATAA
- the pdhA gene encoding pyruvate dehydrogenase (acetyl-transferring) E1 component subunit alpha, protein MAKSKFTKEQYLKWYEELLLMRRFEERAGQLYGMQKIKGFCHLYIGQEAVVAGAMSVLQPDDNMITAYRDHAHALGKGTSARAVMAELYGKATGCSKGKGGSMHMFDAKNRFFGGHGIVGGQIPLGAGIAFAEKYLGTKNVTVCYMGDGATRQGALHEAFNMAMTWLLPVVYIIENNNYAMGTSVERTSNVQELYKLGLSYDMPSEPVDGMSVEAVHEAMERAVNHARSGKGPYLLEINTYRYKGHSMSDPAKYRTKEEVEEYKAKDPIEQVLITIRSKKYATEAEIETINTRVRDTVEDSVKFAEESPWPDPAELYTDVYVQADYPYIKE, encoded by the coding sequence ATGGCGAAAAGCAAATTCACCAAAGAGCAATACCTGAAGTGGTACGAAGAGCTGTTGCTCATGAGACGATTCGAGGAGCGTGCAGGACAACTGTACGGCATGCAGAAGATCAAAGGATTCTGTCACCTCTACATCGGGCAGGAAGCCGTGGTAGCGGGTGCGATGAGTGTGCTGCAACCCGACGATAACATGATCACCGCCTACCGCGACCATGCGCATGCACTGGGCAAAGGCACGAGTGCACGGGCGGTCATGGCCGAACTGTACGGCAAGGCCACCGGATGTTCCAAAGGGAAGGGCGGCTCCATGCACATGTTCGACGCCAAGAACCGTTTCTTCGGTGGACACGGCATCGTGGGCGGACAGATCCCGCTGGGCGCCGGTATCGCTTTCGCAGAAAAATACCTGGGAACGAAAAACGTCACCGTTTGCTATATGGGCGACGGCGCCACGCGCCAGGGTGCCTTGCACGAAGCCTTCAACATGGCCATGACCTGGTTGCTTCCGGTCGTGTATATTATCGAGAACAACAACTACGCGATGGGTACGTCCGTCGAACGGACCAGCAACGTGCAGGAACTGTATAAGCTCGGTCTTTCGTACGATATGCCCTCCGAGCCGGTCGACGGAATGAGTGTGGAAGCGGTTCACGAAGCCATGGAACGCGCCGTGAATCACGCGCGTTCAGGAAAGGGTCCTTACCTGCTTGAGATCAATACCTACCGTTACAAGGGTCATTCGATGAGCGATCCCGCCAAGTACCGGACGAAGGAAGAGGTAGAAGAGTACAAGGCGAAAGATCCGATCGAACAGGTGTTGATCACGATCCGTTCCAAGAAGTACGCGACCGAAGCGGAGATCGAAACGATCAACACCCGCGTGCGCGATACGGTAGAGGATTCGGTAAAATTTGCGGAGGAATCGCCCTGGCCGGACCCGGCGGAATTGTATACGGACGTTTACGTTCAGGCTGATTATCCTTATATCAAAGAATGA
- a CDS encoding DegT/DnrJ/EryC1/StrS family aminotransferase has protein sequence MKKIQMVDLIGQYEKIQQEIDKAVLDVIRSSAYINGPEVKAFQAELEQYLGAKHVINCANGTDALQIAMMALDLQPGDEVITADFTYVATAEVIALLKLKPVLVDVNPDTFTLDPAAVERAITPKTKAIVPVHLFGQCAPMEAIMDIARKYKLYVIEDTAQAIGADYYFKDGSKQKAGTIGTIGCTSFFPSKNLGCYGDGGALFTNDDELAKKIRMIANHGQSVLYYHDVVGVNSRLDSIQAAILRIKLRHLDEYAAARRAVADRYDLAFANNPKVKTPVRAQWSDHVFHQYTLVLNGVDRTKLREYLASKDIPAMIYYPVPLHLQKAYVDPRYKAGDFPVTEHLCANVISLPIHTELSAETQDLIIQEVRSFLATS, from the coding sequence ATGAAAAAAATTCAAATGGTCGACCTGATCGGCCAATACGAGAAGATCCAACAGGAGATCGATAAAGCGGTGCTGGATGTCATCCGTTCCTCGGCATACATCAACGGGCCGGAGGTAAAGGCGTTCCAGGCTGAGCTGGAACAATACCTCGGCGCGAAGCATGTGATCAATTGCGCCAACGGCACCGACGCCCTCCAGATCGCCATGATGGCGCTGGACCTCCAGCCCGGCGATGAAGTCATCACCGCCGATTTCACCTATGTGGCAACCGCCGAAGTCATCGCGTTGCTCAAGCTCAAACCAGTACTGGTCGATGTGAACCCCGATACATTCACCCTTGATCCGGCGGCGGTGGAACGTGCGATCACGCCGAAGACCAAGGCGATTGTGCCGGTTCACCTGTTCGGCCAGTGCGCGCCCATGGAGGCGATCATGGATATCGCCCGTAAATACAAGCTGTACGTCATTGAAGATACCGCGCAAGCCATCGGTGCAGATTATTATTTCAAAGATGGCTCAAAGCAAAAAGCGGGTACCATCGGAACCATCGGCTGTACTTCATTCTTCCCGTCTAAAAATCTGGGTTGTTACGGCGACGGCGGCGCGCTCTTCACCAACGATGACGAACTCGCGAAGAAGATCCGCATGATTGCCAACCACGGTCAGTCGGTACTCTATTACCACGATGTGGTCGGCGTCAATTCACGACTCGACTCCATCCAGGCGGCCATCCTGCGCATTAAGTTGCGTCATCTCGACGAATATGCTGCCGCACGTCGCGCGGTGGCCGATCGTTATGATCTGGCTTTTGCGAACAACCCGAAAGTGAAAACTCCGGTACGGGCTCAATGGTCCGACCACGTTTTCCATCAGTACACACTCGTTCTGAACGGTGTCGATCGCACGAAACTTCGTGAATACCTAGCCTCGAAGGATATCCCCGCCATGATCTATTACCCGGTTCCGCTGCACCTGCAGAAGGCGTATGTTGACCCGCGGTACAAGGCCGGCGATTTTCCGGTTACCGAACATTTGTGCGCGAATGTGATCTCGCTGCCGATACACACCGAGTTGAGTGCTGAAACACAGGACCTTATCATTCAGGAAGTCCGCTCTTTTTTAGCAACTTCCTGA
- a CDS encoding rhomboid family intramembrane serine protease: MPGPPPPPVRSEVNWKQAVAPPLVFVVVLWIIELITDLRWISRPVEWGILPRSLEGLVGILTAPFIHADTDHLLANTLPLLVVGTGLFYFYRELAFRVISLVWTFSGAWVWMIARGEYHIGASGLIYGFVTFLFLSGVLRRDTRLMAISLLVVFLYGSMVWGILPIDQRISWESHLLGSVAGIIAALYFRKDGPQKPKPQWQLDEEQGLTPEAEAEQVAAEQQPDRPTFRYDYRPSDETEERD; this comes from the coding sequence ATGCCGGGTCCTCCGCCTCCCCCCGTCCGGAGCGAGGTGAACTGGAAGCAGGCCGTTGCTCCTCCCCTGGTGTTTGTTGTCGTACTCTGGATCATCGAGCTGATCACCGACCTCCGGTGGATCAGCCGTCCGGTCGAATGGGGCATCCTTCCGCGCAGCCTCGAAGGGCTGGTAGGGATCCTGACCGCTCCGTTCATCCATGCCGATACCGATCACTTGCTCGCCAACACCCTGCCCTTGCTGGTGGTCGGCACAGGCTTGTTCTACTTTTACCGTGAGCTGGCGTTCCGGGTGATCTCGCTGGTTTGGACGTTCTCCGGCGCCTGGGTGTGGATGATTGCCCGGGGCGAATACCACATCGGCGCGAGCGGACTCATTTACGGTTTTGTCACCTTCCTGTTCCTCAGCGGCGTGTTGCGGCGCGACACCCGGTTGATGGCGATCTCGCTGCTGGTCGTTTTCCTCTACGGCAGCATGGTGTGGGGCATCCTGCCGATCGACCAGCGCATTTCCTGGGAGTCGCACCTGCTTGGCTCGGTGGCCGGCATCATCGCCGCGCTGTACTTTCGGAAGGACGGTCCGCAAAAGCCCAAACCCCAATGGCAACTGGACGAAGAACAGGGTTTGACACCGGAAGCCGAGGCGGAACAAGTTGCAGCGGAACAGCAACCTGACCGCCCTACTTTTCGTTACGACTACCGCCCGTCCGATGAGACGGAGGAACGGGATTAA
- a CDS encoding pyruvate dehydrogenase complex dihydrolipoamide acetyltransferase — MAEIVRMPKMSDTMTEGVVAKWLKKVGDSIKPGDVVAEIETDKATMEFESYQEGVLLYQGVSEGKAAPVDSVLAVLGKAGEEYQSLLDAEAAKAVVKAPVAQPAAPAAAAPAPKPAPVSTPAPAPAPQPARPVAPVAASSNGDQRMKVSPLAKRLANERGIDLSQVQGSGEHGRIVKRDIDWFKPGPFVASGAAAVGALTQESFEEIAVSQMRKTIARRLGESKFTAPHFYLTISIDMDAAISARESINAVTGSKVSFNDFVIKAAAAALRQHPKVNSSWLGDTIRINHHVNIGVAVAVEEGLLVPVVRFADSKTLRQINTEVKAYAQRAKEKKLQPADWEGSTFTISNLGMFGIEEFTAIINPPDACILAVGGISQVPVVKNGAVVPGNVMKVTLSCDHRVVDGATGSDFLRTFKGLMENPVVLLGQASI; from the coding sequence ATGGCAGAGATCGTACGGATGCCCAAGATGAGCGACACGATGACCGAAGGCGTGGTCGCCAAGTGGCTTAAAAAAGTAGGGGATTCCATTAAACCCGGCGACGTGGTTGCCGAGATTGAGACCGATAAGGCTACGATGGAATTCGAGTCTTACCAGGAAGGTGTGTTATTGTACCAGGGCGTTTCCGAAGGGAAGGCCGCACCGGTCGATAGCGTACTTGCCGTACTGGGCAAAGCGGGCGAAGAATACCAATCACTGCTCGATGCCGAAGCGGCCAAAGCGGTCGTCAAGGCTCCGGTAGCCCAACCGGCTGCTCCTGCCGCCGCCGCTCCTGCGCCGAAACCGGCTCCTGTCAGCACACCGGCACCCGCACCTGCTCCGCAACCGGCACGTCCGGTTGCTCCTGTTGCCGCAAGCTCGAATGGCGACCAGCGCATGAAAGTTTCTCCGCTTGCGAAGCGACTGGCGAATGAGCGTGGTATCGACCTTTCCCAGGTGCAGGGATCCGGCGAACACGGCCGCATTGTCAAGCGCGACATCGACTGGTTCAAGCCGGGACCGTTCGTTGCCAGCGGCGCTGCCGCTGTCGGAGCATTGACACAGGAAAGTTTCGAAGAGATCGCTGTTTCGCAAATGCGGAAGACGATCGCACGTCGTCTCGGTGAAAGCAAGTTCACTGCCCCGCATTTCTATCTCACGATTTCCATCGACATGGATGCCGCGATCTCCGCACGCGAGAGCATCAATGCGGTAACCGGCTCGAAGGTATCGTTCAACGATTTCGTCATCAAGGCTGCGGCAGCGGCCTTGCGCCAGCACCCGAAAGTCAATTCTTCCTGGCTGGGCGATACCATCCGGATCAATCATCATGTGAATATCGGTGTTGCCGTTGCCGTCGAGGAAGGCCTACTGGTACCGGTTGTTCGTTTTGCCGACAGCAAGACGCTCCGCCAGATCAACACGGAAGTGAAAGCCTATGCGCAACGCGCCAAGGAGAAGAAACTGCAGCCCGCGGATTGGGAAGGAAGCACCTTTACCATCTCCAACCTCGGGATGTTCGGCATCGAGGAGTTTACCGCCATCATCAATCCCCCGGATGCCTGCATCCTGGCGGTGGGTGGTATCAGCCAGGTGCCGGTTGTCAAGAACGGAGCGGTCGTTCCGGGCAATGTCATGAAGGTCACTCTCAGTTGTGACCACCGTGTAGTCGACGGTGCTACGGGTTCCGACTTCCTGCGTACGTTCAAAGGCCTGATGGAGAATCCGGTCGTGCTGCTCGGACAAGCCTCCATCTGA